One Lachancea thermotolerans CBS 6340 chromosome F complete sequence DNA window includes the following coding sequences:
- a CDS encoding KLTH0F00330p (similar to uniprot|P32331 Saccharomyces cerevisiae YPR058W YMC1 Putative mitochondrial inner membrane transporter member of the mitochondrial carrier (MCF) family), with the protein MSDELTMPQVVDDLADKSDFHRATKDVLAGISGGIAQVLVGQPFDITKVRLQTSSTSTTAFKVIKDLIKNEGVSAFYKGTTTPLIGVGLCVSSQFGTNEAMKRYFHRKNNFQSPTLRLSEYYVCGFVSGSANAFLATPIEHVRIRLQVQTKSLAEAEYRGAIDCIKKLLAEGKLMRGFTPTISRTSHGFGVYFLSYETMICGERKRGVARENIPAWKLCLFGALSGSLLWMMVYPFDVIKSVMQTDKLRKPVYGNNVVEVAKNIYRERGAGAFLKGFGPTMLRSLPVNGATFTTFEMAMRLMN; encoded by the coding sequence ATGTCCGATGAACTTACTATGCCACAAGTCGTTGATGACTTGGCAGATAAAAGCGACTTCCATAGGGCAACAAAAGACGTTCTAGCGGGTATATCTGGTGGCATCGCACAGGTCCTTGTTGGCCAACCCTTTGACATCACAAAGGTTCGTCTTCAAACTTCCTCAACATCCACCACTGCTTTCAAAGTTATCAAAGATCTCATAAAAAATGAAGGCGTCAGCGCGTTCTACAAAGGAACGACTACGCCTTTGATTGGTGTGGGGCTTTGCGTCTCTTCTCAATTCGGAACTAATGAGGCAATGAAGAGATACTTTCACCGAAAAAACAACTTTCAAAGTCCAACTCTGCGTTTGTCGGAATATTACGTTTGCGGGTTTGTGAGCGGATCAGCTAACGCTTTTTTAGCCACTCCCATTGAACACGTTCGGATACGTCTGCAAGTCCAAACCAAGTCCCTAGCAGAGGCGGAGTACCGAGGGGCCATTGATTGCATAAAGAAACTGCTCGCAGAAGGAAAGCTAATGCGTGGCTTTACTCCAACTATTTCAAGAACCTCGCATGGTTTCGGCGTGTACTTTCTTTCATATGAAACGATGATATGcggagaaagaaaaagaggcgTTGCTAGGGAAAATATACCTGCATGGAAGCTTTGCTTGTTTGGGGCGCTTTCAGGCTCGCTAttgtggatgatggtaTACCCATTTGATGTGATCAAATCAGTTATGCAGACTGACAAGTTACGCAAACCAGTATATGGAAATAACGTTGTCGAAGTCGCCAAAAATATTTATAGAGAGAGAGGGGCAGgtgcatttttgaaaggctttGGGCCCACCATGTTAAGATCACTTCCCGTTAATGGCGCTACTTTTACAACTTTCGAAATGGCCATGAGACTTATGAACTGA
- a CDS encoding KLTH0F00352p (conserved hypothetical protein): MTRYFACLYIQRRLASSGARKREVQQVNRERERLHWESEKNARKQVEEVLVAGSRAVVARTSASESATNLANCFNNFIADGANGDFAALATSIAEFTVATAGSKDAQDFLCALKDLTGTEEEMTDKVIDLNIHLQRLFANQTLT, translated from the exons ATGACCAGATACTTTGCTTGTCTGTACATACAGCGTCGCCTTGCAAGTTCCGGCGCGCGGAAAA GGGAAGTGCAACAGGTAAACCGGGAGAGAGAACGGTTGCATTGGGAGagtgaaaaaaatgctcGTAAACAAGTAGAAGAAGTACTTGTTGCCGGAAGCAGAGCAGTGGTGGCGAGGACGTCAGCATCTGAAAGCGCTACGAACCTTGCCAActgcttcaacaactttatAGCGGACGGCGCCAATGGGGACTTTGCTGCTCTGGCAACTAGCATTGCAGAATTCACGGTAGCCACGGCAGGCTCCAAGGACGCCCAAGACTTCTTATGCGCTCTAAAGGACCTAACTGGaaccgaagaagaaatgaCGGACAAAGTCATAGACCTCAACATTCATCTGCAGCGTTTGTTCGCGAACCAAACCCTAACTTGA
- a CDS encoding transcriptional co-activator mating type protein alpha (weakly similar to uniprot|P01365 Saccharomyces cerevisiae YCR040W MATALPHA1 Transcriptional co-activator involved in regulation of mating-type-specific gene expression targets the transcription factor Mcm1p to the promoters of alpha-specific genes one of two genes encoded by the alpha mating type cassette): protein MNSTKPSFKVLIKKKGKTLNRRLKNSSKSYRENGANLYMSYSKPQAIPKPPNTLINLVRSKKTSQSSRKCLKNDYILKELDVKKLSIYSNNTVLKKKINPFIGFRSYYAKFAKGRVRQQELSKILSEYWTKNSKIHSVWEFFTQHYNREVTSMCFTLWLEENYQQSYEESELDSECMAKRSQPYIEDLYSGTGEFLTKLTSRELLDISGNHSGFQGSLNSLPFFEEHNRTTDWMLSSILQCDQVPYYPN from the coding sequence ATGAATTCTACAAAACCTAGCTTTAAAGTccttatcaaaaaaaaaggtaAGACTCTCAATAGAAGGCTGAAGAATAGCTCAAAATCATATAGGGAAAATGGAGCAAATCTCTACATGTCTTACTCCAAGCCACAGGCGATTCCGAAGCCACCAAATACCCTGATAAACTTGGTAAGATCTAAGAAAACTTcacaaagttcaagaaaatgtttgaaaaacgaTTACATActgaaagaacttgatgtgaagaagctttccatTTATTCTAATAATACggttttgaaaaaaaagatcaacCCGTTCATAGGATTCCGAAGCTATTATGCAAAGTTTGCCAAGGGGAGAGTGAGGCAACAGGAACTCTCCAAAATACTTTCTGAGTACTGGACGAAAAACTCTAAAATACACAGTGTATGGGAGTTTTTCACCCAACACTATAATCGAGAAGTTACAAGCATGTGCTTCACATTATGGTTGGAAGAAAACTACCAACAATCGTATGAAGAGAGCGAGCTCGATAGTGAGTGTATGGCCAAGCGGTCACAACCGTATATTGAAGATCTCTACTCTGGGACAGGCGAGTTTCTGACAAAACTAACATCTAGAGAGTTGCTTGATATTTCAGGCAATCATTCTGGCTTTCAGGGCTCATTAAACAGCTTGCCCTTCTTCGAGGAGCATAACCGAACAACAGACTGGATGCTGAGTAGCATACTTCAATGCGACCAAGTACCGTACTATCCAAACTGA
- the HMLALPHA2 gene encoding homeodomain mating type protein alpha2 (conserved hypothetical protein), with amino-acid sequence MSHISVSSLLNLPVFQASHQEKATSPITSQSCLVASGKQRKFNATAKKRLERWFCSNIQYPYPNKIQILSLSKNTNLSIKQIQNWMSNRRRKSRKESIDSLLEPILNS; translated from the exons ATGTCTCACATCTCAGTATCTTCGCTACTTAACCTTCCTGTTTTTCAGGCTTCACACCAAGA GAAAGCCACTAGCCCAATCACTTCACAGAGTTGTCTTGTGGCTTCTgggaaacaaagaaaattCAATGCAACCGCTAAAAAGAGGCTTGAGCGCTGGTTCTGCTCAAACATTCAATATCCATACCCCAACAAGATTCAGATTCTCTccctttcaaaaaacacaaATCTGTCTATCAAACAAATACAAAACTGGATGTCAAACCGTAGAAGAAAATCTAGAAAAGAATCAATTGACTCCTTGCTTGAGCCCATACTGAATTCATAG
- the CHA1 gene encoding L-serine/L-threonine ammonia-lyase CHA1 (similar to uniprot|P25379 Saccharomyces cerevisiae YCL064C CHA1 catabolism of hydroxy amino acids catabolic serine (threonine) dehydratase), giving the protein MKSAFVKTPLLAHYFAASSNRLPNQPQFMLKCEFLQPSGSFKSRGIGYMITKQAIKIRSEGNKLPHVFASSGGNAGLAAATTSRALSIPCSVVVPESTSNRMVQKIWNLGAEVHVYGRNWKEADKFLKESIISGHNPSRTQVIYAHPFDHPLIWEGHSSIVDEIIDSLKEQKIDLKNIKAIVCSVGGGGLYNGIIEGLSRHKLVHKIPIIGVESKGCEVFNSSLKLGKLTEFEDITSIATSIGTNSISKKTLENALRYHTKSVVLTDQEIISTCLRFADETNIIPEPACGAALHLGYYPDILYQALNSDFTPEDVIIMIGCGGSATSYNDLASLFSKKILQ; this is encoded by the coding sequence ATGAAATCTGCCTTCGTGAAAACGCCGCTCTTGGCACACTATTTCGCAGCTTCATCGAACAGACTTCCCAACCAACCACAGTTTATGCTGAAATGCGAGTTTTTGCAACCAAGCGgtagcttcaaaagccgAGGTATTGGCTATATGATAACGAAGCAGGCCATAAAGATACGGTCAGAAGGTAATAAATTGCCACACGTTTTTGCAAGTTCTGGAGGCAATGCTGGGCTAGCAGCAGCTACAACTTCTAGAGCCTTGTCTATCCCATGCAGTGTTGTGGTTCCTGAAAGCACGTCTAACCGAATGGTAcaaaagatttggaatTTAGGTGCTGAGGTTCACGTGTATGGAAGAaattggaaagaagctgacAAGTTTCTCAAGGAGAGCATAATTTCTGGTCATAATCCATCGAGAACGCAGGTCATATACGCGCACCCTTTTGACCACCCACTAATCTGGGAGGGGCATTCATCAATAGTTGACGAAATCATTGATTCGCTCAAAGAACAGAAAATAGACCTAAAAAACATCAAAGCAATTGTTTGTAGCgttggtggtggtggtctATATAATGGGATCATCGAGGGACTTTCACGACACAAGCTGGTTCATAAAATTCCAATAATCGGAGTTGAATCGAAAGGTTGCGAAGTCTTTaacagctctttgaagcttggaAAATTAACGGAATTTGAAGATATTACTTCCATTGCAACTTCAATTGGgacaaattcaatttcGAAGAAAACTTTAGAAAACGCTCTTCGCTACCATACTAAGTCTGTTGTCTTGACAGACCAAGAGATCATATCAACCTGCCTAAGATTTGCGGACGAAACAAATATCATTCCTGAACCTGCATGCGGTGCAGCGCTTCACCTTGGTTATTATCCTGACATCTTGTACCAGGCTTTGAATTCGGACTTCACTCCAGAAGACGTGATAATTATGATTGGATGCGGAGGCTCAGCAACTTCATATAACGATCTAGCGTCGCTTTTCTCCAAAAAGATTTTGCAGTAA
- the VAC17 gene encoding Vac17p (weakly similar to uniprot|P25591 Saccharomyces cerevisiae YCL063W VAC17 vacuole inheritance): protein MEQLQEIAQESLALSQSALARLDSCLERQRRLYESGFPDQCLSDKSSTNMAQYYEYIGQLYSLYTKAQKLSDTVILSDSKSLSSVQQRAIENLIQEFQEIAKNDENFISYSMRESPNSMSVQSICSFQPKPLKILQRRQAQLESPTKRSFRPSMSLLDNRGDETNLATASDRSQERLLGSSPSSIHFFRPSHTNADTLFIRSAKSCDAGLNRRSNPHENRLNFFKDRQRLSISFIEDEEDVSDEATVISAGSLQSAYIFETDIKSSPFKSQIGEKEIRIPKAGYLAVGEKSKGFNNLLSATPSAPQIGITEVDYKPNFGFSHQPGVEREASQSKKMLSQLVSQGNKTKCKNWFNECDGLGKPISNTLRLLNNLVLVTSETGLRSVNNTTSAKLLMPPRKRKEKQAAHGSCSIFIHGSSRSKFVTAPQQTKLHFKVSHGALQEALNTDLDFK, encoded by the coding sequence ATGGAACAACTACAAGAGATTGCACAAGAGTCGCTGGCCCTTTCCCAAAGTGCACTTGCTCGTTTGGACTCGTGTTTAGAGAGACAGCGAAGATTATACGAATCTGGATTCCCAGACCAGTGTCTCTCCGACAAATCTAGCACAAATATGGCACAATATTACGAATACATTGGTCAGTTATATTCACTTTACACCAAAGCTCAAAAGTTGAGTGACACCGTCATCCTTAGCGATAGCAAATCTCTAAGTTCTGTTCAACAGCGCGCTATTGAAAACTTAATACAGGAGTTCCAAGAGATAGCCAAGAATGACGAAAACTTTATTTCATATAGCATGAGAGAGTCGCCCAACTCTATGTCAGTACAGAGCATCTGCTCTTTTCAACCAaaacctttgaagattctgcAAAGGAGGCAAGCGCAATTGGAATCTCcaacaaagagaagtttCCGCCCCAGCATGTCTCTATTGGATAATCGGGGTGATGAGACCAACCTTGCCACAGCTTCGGATCGCTCCCAAGAAAGGCTTTTAGGCTCTTCACCTTCTAGCATACACTTCTTTCGTCCATCACACACAAACGCGGATACGCTTTTTATTAGGAGCGCCAAATCTTGCGACGCAGGACTGAATAGGCGAAGCAACCCCCATGAAAACAGgctcaatttcttcaaagacagGCAAAGACTATCAATATCTTTCatagaagatgaagaagatgtATCGGACGAAGCGACCGTTATTTCGGCTGGCTCACTGCAGTCAGCATACATTTTTGAGACGGACATCAAGTCTTCACCCTTTAAAAGCCAAATAGGAGAGAAAGAGATTAGAATTCCAAAAGCCGGATATCTCGCGGTAGGCGAAAAGAGTAAAGGCTTTAACAATCTTCTTTCGGCAACGCCCTCCGCACCACAGATTGGCATCACGGAGGTGGACTATAAGCCAAACTTTGGTTTCAGCCACCAACCAGGAGTAGAACGCGAAGCTTCTCAATCGAAAAAAATGTTGTCCCAGCTTGTCAGCCAAGGAAATAAGACAAAATGCAAAAACTGGTTTAATGAATGCGACGGCCTTGGGAAACCAATTTCAAATACACTTAGACTTTTAAACAATTTGGTGCTGGTCACTTCAGAAACTGGGCTCAGGAGCGTAAATAACACAACCtctgcaaagcttttgatgCCGCCGCGAAAACGAAAAGAGAAACAAGCGGCACATGGATCTTGCTCTATTTTTATTCACGGTTCGAGCAGATCAAAATTCGTTACTGCCCCCCAACAAACAAAACTGCATTTTAAGGTTTCGCATGGTGCTTTACAAGAAGCTCTCAACACAGATTTGGACTTTAAATAA
- the MRC1 gene encoding chromatin-modulating protein MRC1 (weakly similar to uniprot|P25588 Saccharomyces cerevisiae YCL061C MRC1 S-phase checkpoint protein found at replication forks required for DNA replication also required for Rad53p activation during DNA replication stress where it forms a replication-pausing complex with Tof1p and is phosphorylated by Mec1p protein involved in replication checkpoint), whose amino-acid sequence MDLIDNLRARNRGSGTAKKVKERGCDSLPLVTGTGFLFGNSVLRRVKSRLGDDENHEADSTKSPIDNGCCDLSQTQVVGLAYDGEDLEQDFADSTARIEGKSWAGPTNKPNYPKDKRRVSSNNSTVERRIPRSELESTEVNTQLISPHQVKEIDELETQLLLPDVDLHPTNQSSNNTILDGTITQISGFGETCHDNAIQATSKDVSDTSTFVPITTKTKYSNSSLSFNANDPEEESNTIAMSPADATERDRTIRKRFDAQSFIESFDDETDELQSCAASNASETEAPVLKQLEDGEKNANNLKKPTHFESNRENNPNKDSSSIKIFPTMFEENKADASAIILSSSSEEEEDYESKKPSFKAAILDLKARLSKKSQSLLIPRSKVTSNFSSHQILFASLRKANKSQILDYRKEKYQSKGIDYDKITEEKNSIESLLERELARNKKIRLREIEQERQNERKDFGEQSSAFDYSNDELEEEPSDEEIDENQSSSPVSLHSGIVCADDAVECAANRMQDLKQTIKPNEEEDAIRKSGLRKHKKFCLIDTDEEDGSVLNSGNIIDLGAYGSNIGNLNQIEQEQVGEHVGAHIENDLTTTGRNKNLIKPSSRSSSFQVEDNSHEDMNPGVIRELIEKHKRKELLREAKLEKLHQSKASRIIDYEAEESDDEWHGIGGVDGERFDDHDSDLEKMIDDYSNSRFDSSEVRKRQIEEEISEDKSMVNKILHDIETGGFRKRGRNALDLELSDDDDEELLKYHSRRKELLRQKVSAQGEAKLLAENPKSKAFFETIVEDIRSKGALEDEGPPPVRGFSSVNAPEEKNSDSDKKGKKTVLSEAFVQQTLSFLTSGEVGEEKGPENNLGSLPTHVPSFNTEETQDIFALKQNSSIKSLSAPTRNSSNMLIDDQEDLLSRKRACSFFARFTKRVDANEKFEEGKKTVRSLNSYKVAGSSKASITYLGKARKLNAPKKVAHQQSRKRGHKPAAGFGIFASNSESFES is encoded by the coding sequence ATGGACCTTATTGACAACTTGCGGGCTAGAAACAGGGGAAGTGGAACAGCCAAGAAGGTGAAAGAACGTGGGTGCGACAGCCTACCTTTAGTAACGGGGAcgggctttttgtttggaaaCTCTGTGCTGCGACGCGTCAAGAGTAGGCTTGGTGACGATGAGAACCATGAAGCAGACTCAACTAAATCCCCGATTGACAACGGCTGCTGCGATCTGTCTCAAACTCAAGTTGTTGGACTTGCTTACGATGGGGAGGATTTGGAACAAGATTTTGCTGATTCCACAGCGCGTATCGAAGGTAAAAGTTGGGCTGGCCCCACCAACAAGCCAAATTACCCTAAAGATAAGCGGCGAGTTTCAAGCAATAATTCCACAGTAGAAAGGCGAATACCTAGATCCGAACTTGAGAGCACAGAAGTTAACACGCAGCTGATATCCCCTCATCAGGTTAAGGAAATTGACGAACTTGAGACACAATTGCTCTTACCAGATGTTGATCTGCATCCTACAAACCAAAGCAGCAATAATACCATCCTAGATGGCACCATTACCCAAATTTCTGGGTTCGGTGAAACGTGTCACGATAATGCGATTCAAGCAACGTCCAAGGATGTCAGTGATActtcaacttttgttcCAATTACAACCAAAACAAAATACAGCAATAGCAGCTTGTCTTTTAATGCTAATGATCCGGAAGAAGAGTCAAATACTATAGCAATGAGTCCAGCAGATGCCACCGAACGTGACAGGACTATTCGCAAGAGGTTTGACGCCCAAAGCTTCATTGAAAGCTTTGACGATGAAACGGATGAGTTACAAAGTTGTGCGGCCTCGAATGCCTCTGAAACTGAGGCGCCTGTATTAAAGCAGCTTGAGGATGGcgaaaaaaatgcaaaTAACCTTAAAAAACCGACACATTTTGAATCAAACAGGGAAAACAATCCGAACAAAGACTCGAGTTCCATAAAAATCTTCCCAACTATGTTCGAAGAAAATAAAGCGGACGCCTCTGCAATTATTTTATCTAGTAGTTCcgaggaggaagaagactaTGAATCTAAGAAACCTTCTTTCAAGGCCGCAATTTTAGACTTGAAAGCTCgcttatcaaagaaaagccaaagcTTGCTAATCCCGCGCTCCAAAGTCACTTCCAACTTCTCATCACACCAAATTTTATTCGCCTCTTTGCGAAAAGCCAACAAAAGTCAGATTTTAGATTATAGAAAGGAGAAATACCAGTCAAAAGGTATCGACTACGATAAAATAACAGAGGAGAAAAATTCTATAGAATCTCTCTTAGAAAGAGAGTTGgcaagaaacaaaaaaataaggCTGAGGGAGATTGAACAGGAAAGGCAAAACGAAAGGAAGGATTTTGGCGAACAATCCAGCGCTTTTGATTATAGCAATGACGAActagaagaagaaccttCAGATGAGGAAATTGATGAAAATCAGTCGAGTAGCCCTGTATCACTGCACTCGGGAATAGTGTGTGCTGATGACGCTGTTGAATGCGCTGCAAATCGAATGCAGGATTTGAAACAAACAATCAAACCgaacgaagaagaagatgctaTTCGAAAGTCCGGATTACGGAAACACAAAAAGTTTTGCTTAATAGATaccgatgaagaagacggCTCGGTCTTAAACTCAGGAAACATCATAGATTTAGGAGCATATGGAAGTAACATTGGGAATCTAAACCAAATTGAGCAAGAACAAGTAGGGGAACACGTAGGGGCACATATAGAAAATGACCTAACGACGACAGGCCGCAACAAGAATTTAATCAAACCCTCAAGTCgctcttcatctttccaagttgaagataATTCACACGAAGACATGAACCCCGGCGTAATCCGAGAGTTAATCGAAAAACATAAGAGAAAAGAGCTTCTCAGAGAGGCAAAACTCGAGAAGCTTCACCAAAGCAAGGCTAGCCGCATTATAGATTATGAAGCTGAAGAGTCTGATGATGAGTGGCATGGCATAGGCGGGGTTGACGGGGAGAGGTTCGACGACCATGATTCAGACCTAGAAAAAATGATTGATGACTACTCCAATTCGAGGTTTGATTCAAGCGAAGTTCGTAAAAGACagattgaggaagaaataTCCGAAGACAAGAGTATGGTGAACAAAATCTTGCACGATATCGAAACCGGAGgtttcagaaaaagaggCCGCAATGCACTAGACCTCGAATTGAgcgacgatgacgatgaagagctcCTAAAATATCATTCCAGAAGGAAAGAATTACTGAGGCAAAAAGTCTCTGCGCAAGGAGAAGCTAAACTATTAGCAGAAAATCCAAAATCCAAAGCGTTTTTCGAGACAATAGTTGAAGATATAAGATCTAAAGGCGCGCTAGAGGACGAGGGGCCCCCTCCTGTCAGAGGTTTTTCATCCGTAAATGCGCCTGAGGAGAAAAACAGTGATAGTGACAAAAAGGGAAAGAAAACAGTATTATCCGAAGCATTTGTACAACAAACACTTTCTTTTCTCACATCTGgagaagttggagaagaaaagggTCCGGAAAACAATTTAGGTTCGCTTCCAACTCATGTGCCGAGTTTCAACACCGAAGAAACGCAGGACATTTTTGCTTTAAAGCAAAATAGCAGcatcaagagcttgtcaGCGCCCACACGCAACAGCTCTAACATGCTCATTGATGATCAAGAGGATCTTCTGTCTCGAAAGCGGGCGTGCTCATTTTTTGCTCGATTTACAAAGCGCGTCGACGCAAACGAGAAGTTTGAAGAGGGTAAGAAGACCGTCAGGTCGCTGAATTCTTACAAAGTCGCAGGCTcatcaaaagcttcgatTACATACTTAGGCAAGGCAAGGAAGCTGAATGCCCCAAAAAAGGTTGCACATCAACAGTCTAGGAAGAGGGGCCATAAGCCTGCGGCAGGCTTTGGGATTTTTGCGAGCAATTCTGAAAGTTTCGAGAGCTAG
- the KRR1 gene encoding ribosome biosynthesis protein KRR1 (highly similar to uniprot|P25586 Saccharomyces cerevisiae YCL059C KRR1 Essential nucleolar protein required for the synthesis of 18S rRNA and for the assembly of 40S ribosomal subunit), translating to MPSTHNKDKPWDTPDIDKWKIEEFKPEDNVSGMPFAEESSFMTLFPKYREAYLKSVWNDVTRALDKHNIACVLDLVEGSMTVKTTRRTYDPAIILKARDLIKLLARSVPFPQAVKILQDDTACDVIKIGNFVSNKERFVKRRQRLVGPNGNTLKALELLTKCYILVQGNTVSAMGPFKGLKEVRRVVEDCMRNIHPIYHIKELMIKRELAKRPDLAEEDWSRFLPMFKKRNVARKKPKNIKPKENKVYTPFPPAQQPRKIDLQIESGEYFLTKKEKEAKKLEERKREQAEKQVEKNKERAKDYVAPIEKGYEGSSKKRRHEVQESPKKKTKV from the coding sequence ATGCCCTCAACTCACAACAAAGATAAGCCATGGGATACCCCAGATATTGACAAGTGGAAGATTGAGGAATTTAAGCCTGAAGACAATGTCTCGGGAATGCCTTTCGCCGAAGAATCCAGCTTTATGACTCTATTTCCAAAATATAGAGAAGCTTACTTAAAATCAGTGTGGAACGATGTTACGAGGGCATTGGACAAGCACAACATTGCATGTGTCTTAGACCTTGTGGAGGGGTCTATGACCGTGAAAACGACCAGAAGAACTTACGACCCCGCGATCATACTTAAAGCTAGAGATCTGATAAAACTTTTAGCCCGTTCGGTACCATTTCCACAAGCGGTGaaaattcttcaagacGATACTGCTTGCGACGTTATCAAAATTGGCAATTTTGTGAGCAACAAAGAACgttttgtcaaaagaaGGCAACGGCTTGTTGGCCCCAACGGCAATACACTAAAGGCTTTGGAGCTGCTGACAAAATGTTACATCCTAGTTCAGGGTAATACAGTTAGTGCCATGGGTCCATTCAAAGGCCTGAAGGAAGTTCGTcgagttgttgaagactGCATGAGAAACATTCACCCCATTTACCACATAAAAGAGCTCATGATCAAGCGTGAGCTCGCTAAGAGGCCTGACCTTGCCGAGGAGGACTGGTCtcgctttcttccaatgttcaaaaagaggaaCGTCGCTCGcaagaagcccaaaaatatcaaacccaaggaaaacaaagtgTATACTCCTTTCCCGCCCGCACAGCAACCTAGAAAGATTGATTTGCAAATTGAAAGTGGTGAATATTTCTTgaccaagaaggagaaggaaGCTAAGAAATTGGAGGAGCGCAAAAGAGAACAGGcagaaaaacaagttgagaagaacaaggaaCGAGCGAAGGACTACGTTGCACCTATCGAAAAAGGGTACGAGggcagctcaaaaaaaagacgCCATGAAGTTCAGGAGTCCcccaaaaaaaagacaaaggtatag
- the ADF1 gene encoding Adf1p (conserved hypothetical protein) → MARKGSGKKPRSTRDVSKGVIRKHQKIRTKLKVEQANKESFLISELNEREHNTKRTPALESLKVSDLIEDREKDKSMQKKMEEQKQSTDNNIIEQLELISGFSL, encoded by the coding sequence ATGGCACGCAAGGGCTCTGGCAAGAAGCCCAGGTCTACTAGGGACGTCTCTAAAGGAGTAATACGgaaacatcaaaaaatAAGGACCAAGCTCAAAGTTGAGCAGGCTAACAAAGAATCATTTCTCATATCGGAGCTCAACGAGAGGGAGCATAATACCAAGAGAACGCCTGCGCTAGAATCGCTCAAGGTTAGCGATCTCATCGAGGATCGGGAAAAGGACAAGAGCATgcagaagaaaatggaAGAGCAGAAACAAAGCACAGATAATAACATTATTGAACAGCTTGAATTGATTTCGGGGTTTTCGCTGTGA
- the MIC10 gene encoding Mic10p (similar to uniprot|Q96VH5 Saccharomyces cerevisiae YCL057C-A) — translation MSEQLKVSPTSRSLLNDKWDVVLSNLVVKTGLGFGAGVVASVLLFKRRAFPVWIGVGFGLGRGYAEGDAIFRSSAGLRTVKA, via the coding sequence ATGTCCGAACAACTGAAGGTATCCCCAACAAGCAGGTCACTTCTGAACGACAAGTGGGACGTTGTCCTCTCGAATCTTGTGGTGAAGACTGGCTTAGGGTTCGGTGCAGGCGTGGTGGCTTCCGTATTGCTATTCAAGCGTCGCGCATTCCCAGTTTGGATCGGCGTGGGTTTCGGGCTCGGTAGAGGGTATGCCGAAGGCGATGCCATTTTCCGTTCCTCTGCCGGTTTGAGAACTGTGAAAGCTTAA